A stretch of the Nicotiana tabacum cultivar K326 chromosome 6, ASM71507v2, whole genome shotgun sequence genome encodes the following:
- the LOC107803655 gene encoding mitochondrial arginine transporter BAC2-like produces the protein MDFWPEFLASSWGKEFVAGGFGGIAGVISGYPLDSIRVRQQNSKCGSAFRVFRNVVATEGPLSLYRGMAAPLASVTFQNAMVFQIYATLSRAFDRDIPASDPPSYKGVALGGTVAGAIQSLIISPVELVKIQLQLQSKNHKYNNQTISLKGPVDVTRRIFRQEGWRGVYRGLTITVLRDAHSHGLYFWAYEYTKEQLHPGCRKNGQESFQAMLIAGGLAGVVSWISCYALDVVKTRLQAQSQSKSAKYHGIVDCFRRSMREEGHGVLWRGVGTTVGRAFLVNGAIFTAYETALRFFFSNNNNNHANIETENTF, from the exons ATGGATTTTTGGCCAGAATTTCTAGCAAGCAGTTGGGGTAAAGAATTTGTGGCTGGTGGATTTGGAGGAATAGCTGGTGTCATTTCTGGCTATCCACTCGACAGCATTAGAGTTCGACAGCAGAATTCTAAGTGCGGTTCTGCTTTTCGAGTTTTTCGCAATGTTGTTGCCACAGAAGGTCCCCTGTCTCTCTACAGGGGAATGGCTGCACCTCTTGCCTCCGTCACATTTCAG AATGCCATGGTATTTCAGATCTACGCAACGCTATCACGGGCATTCGACAGAGATATTCCAGCCAGCGACCCACCTTCGTACAAAGGAGTTGCTTTGGGTGGCACTGTGGCCGGAGCAATACAAAGCCTAATTATCAGCCCTGTGGAATTGGTTAAAATCCAACTACAATTGCAAAGCAAAAACCATAAATACAACAATCAAACAATTAGTCTCAAGGGTCCAGTAGATGTCACAAGAAGAATATTCAGACAGGAAGGTTGGAGGGGGGTATACCGCGGGTTAACCATTACTGTCCTCAGGGATGCACACTCTCACGGTTTGTATTTCTGGGCATACGAGTATACTAAAGAGCAACTTCACCCTGGCTGTCGCAAGAACGGTCAAGAGAGCTTTCAAGCAATGCTCATAGCAGGTGGTCTAGCAGGAGTTGTTAGCTGGATAAGCTGCTATGCACTAGATGTTGTTAAGACCAGACTCCAAGCTCAATCACAGTCTAAATCTGCAAAATATCACGGTATTGTTGATTGCTTTAGGCGAAGTATGAGAGAAGAGGGGCACGGTGTGCTCTGGCGAGGTGTGGGAACTACAGTTGGCAGAGCATTTTTAGTGAATGGGGCTATATTCACTGCCTATGAAACTGCCTTGAGGTTCTTtttcagcaacaacaacaataatcacGCAAACATTGAGACTGAAAATACATTCTGA